CCAAAAACAATTTATAGATTATCAAAAATTGATAATATAATAGGTATTAAAGAAGCTACTGGAGATTTATCTCGTATAAATAAAATTAAAAATTTAATTAAAAAAAAATTTTTTTTAATCAGTGGAGATGATAAAACTTCTTTTGAATTTATGTTATTAGGTGGTGATGGTGTTATATCTGTTACAGCTAATATTGCTGCATTAAAAATGAGTAAATTTTGTCATTATATAAAAGAAAAAAAAATAAATAAAGCAAAAAAAATTAATATAGAATTAATTATGTTGCATAACCAATTATTTATTGAAACTAATCCAATACCCATAAAATGGGCAGCAAAAAGATTAGGATTAATTAAAAATGATACAATGAGACTTCCTATGACCCCACTTACAGAATATAATCAAAAAATTATAGAAAATACATTAAAAAAATTAAAATTAATATAAATTAACAAAATTAGTAACTATAATTAAATATTTTTTTATATAATATAAAATTAAAATTCTGTTTTGTTTAATTTTTTTCTCTTGATGATTAATCATTACTTTTTGAAAAAAATTATTAACAGGATAATATAATTCAGACAATATTAATAATATATTATAATAATCGTTATTTTTGATTTTTAATTTAAGTATTTTAGATAATTTAACAATATATCTAAATAAAATAATTTCTTCTTTATCTTTTAATAAAGATATATTAATATTTTTATTTTCATCTACATATTTTTTGTTTTTTAATAAAATTTTATTTATTCTTTTATAAGTAAAAATCAGAAAATTACTTTGTTTTTCGTCATTTTTAAAAAATAAATTTAAAGCTTTTATTTTATAATCTAAAACTAATAAATTATTAATTTCATTATCTAAAATAGAAGAGATAATATTTTTTTTATATCCTAAAGATATATACCAGTTATAACATCTTTTTTTTATAAAAAA
The Enterobacteriaceae endosymbiont of Donacia thalassina genome window above contains:
- the dapA gene encoding 4-hydroxy-tetrahydrodipicolinate synthase, encoding MFTGSIVALITPMNLKGNICKKSLRKLIKYHINNGTKAIVIMGTTGESATFTYNEHIDIIMYALDFSENKIPIIAGTGFNSTSKSIAIISILENSGIIGCLNITPYYNRPTQEGLYQHFKEIANNTKLPQILYNVPSRTGCDLLPKTIYRLSKIDNIIGIKEATGDLSRINKIKNLIKKKFFLISGDDKTSFEFMLLGGDGVISVTANIAALKMSKFCHYIKEKKINKAKKINIELIMLHNQLFIETNPIPIKWAAKRLGLIKNDTMRLPMTPLTEYNQKIIENTLKKLKLI